One genomic window of Cannabis sativa cultivar Pink pepper isolate KNU-18-1 chromosome 2, ASM2916894v1, whole genome shotgun sequence includes the following:
- the LOC115718843 gene encoding probable protein phosphatase 2C 5 has protein sequence MSQTEISRMKPSLVPLATLLGRELRGEKDEKPFVKYGQAALAKKGEDYFLIKPDCQRIPGNPLTSFSVFAIFDGHNGISAAIFAKENLLDNILSAIPQGASREEWLQALPRALVAGFVKTDIEFQQKGETSGTTVTFVVIDGWTVTVASVGDSRCILDTQGGVVSLLTVDHRLEENVEERERVTASGGEVGRLNVFGGNEVGPLRCWPGGLCLSRSIGDTDVGEYIVPIPHVKQVKLSDAGGRLIIASDGIWDALSSDIAAKSCRGLPAELAAKLVVKEALRSRGLKDDTTCLVVDIIPSDQPILPPTPRKKQNVLSSFIFGKKSQNPVNKAKLSAVGVVEELFEEGSAMLAERLGKDISLDANSGIFRCAVCQVDQPPADGLSVNSGPFFSPASKPWEGPFLCTTCRKKKDAMEGKGRRPTVIS, from the exons ATGAGCCAGACAGAAATATCAAGGATGAAGCCTTCCCTTGTCCCACTTGCTACTTTGCTTGGTCGGGAGCTTAGGGGCGAGAAGGATGAGAAACCATTTGTGAAGTATGGCCAAGCTGCTTTGGCCAAGAAAGGAGAGGATTACTTTCTGATCAAACCTGATTGCCAGAGGATTCCTGGAAATCCCCTGACATCATTCTCTGTTTTCGCG ATATTTGATGGGCATAATGGTATATCAGCTGCAATCTTTGCCAAAGAGAATTTGTTGGATAACATCCTGAGTGCAATTCCCCAAGGAGCCAGTAGGGAAGAATGGCTTCAAGCACTTCCTCGAGCATTGGTTGCTGGGTTTGTGAAAACTGACATAGAATTTCAACAGAAAG GAGAAACTTCCGGGACAACTGTGACATTTGTAGTGATTGATGGCTGGACTGTGACTGTTGCATCTGTTGGGGATTCTCGATGCATATTGGACACTCAAGGAGGTGTAGTTTCTCTCTTGACTGTTGACCACAGACTGGAAGAAAATGTCGAAGAGAGGGAGCGTGTAACTGCAAGTGGGGGTGAAGTAGGAAGACTCAATGTTTTTGGTGGCAATGAG GTTGGCCCACTTCGCTGCTGGCCTGGTGGATTGTGCCTTTCAAGGTCTATTGGTGACACAGATGTAGGAGAATACATTGTTCCCATTCCACATGTTAAGCAAGTGAAG CTCTCAGATGCGGGAGGAAGACTAATAATTGCTTCTGATGGAATTTGGGATGCACTATCTTCTGATATTGCAGCGAAATCTTGTCGGGGACTGCCTGCTGAGCTTGCTGCAAAGTTGGTGGTTAAG GAGGCTCTAAGATCAAGGGGTTTGAAAGACGATACAACTTGTCTGGTTGTTGATATAATCCCATCAGACCAACCTATTTTACCTCCAACTCCAAGGAAGAAACAAAATGTGCTTTCTTCATTTATCTTTGGCAAGAAATCCCAAAATCCTGTTAACAAAGCTAAGCTTTCTGCTGTTGGAGTTGTGGAGGAGTTATTTGAAGAGGGTTCTGCAATGCTTGCTGAAAG GCTTGGTAAGGATATTTCTCTGGATGCAAATTCTGGAATCTTCAGATGTGCAGTGTGCCAAGTGGATCAACCACCAGCTGATGGTTTATCTGTAAACTCGGGCCCTTTCTTTTCACCTGCATCCAAGCCCTGGGAAGGACCGTTTCTCTGTACAACTTGTCGGAAAAAGAAAGATGCCATGGAAGGAAAAGGGCGCAGACCTACAGTAATCTCATAG
- the LOC115721432 gene encoding wall-associated receptor kinase-like 20 codes for MDTKLKMLVMLCLLLFTLVSLVSSFHNGCPKCGNFEVPYPFSTNDNCGNLRYKIYCNNGNLEFPSLQGFHYKILSIDTNTNSLIIRPPMILKDTCSSSDLSQGGIRLDETLPFNISKHNTVLLLNCAESILRSPLNCSNNSLCRQFEDEMEEGSGCKSRLCCHYLKDSSMNSHFIRVRSGGCTAYTSVVNINPQDPIYQWNYGIELQWLPPNPNCVLENNP; via the coding sequence ATGGACACAAAACTGAAAATGCTTGTCATGTTATGTTTGTTATTATTCACCTTAGTTTCCCTTGTATCATCTTTCCATAATGGTTGTCCAAAATGTGGTAACTTTGAAGTTCCATACCCTTTTAGCACTAATGATAACTGTGGTAATCTTAGATACAAAATCTATTGTAACAATGGGAACCTTGAATTCCCATCACTCCAAGGATTTCACTACAAAATCCTTAGCATTGACACAAACACTAACTCACTCATCATTAGACCACCTATGATACTTAAAGACACATGTTCCTCTTCTGATTTATCTCAAGGAGGAATAAGGCTTGATGAGACATTACCTTTCAACATATCAAAACACAACACTGTGTTGTTGCTGAATTGCGCCGAATCCATTCTTCGATCCCCGCTTAATTGTTCTAACAACAGTCTTTGCAGGCAGTTTGAGGATGAAATGGAGGAAGGAAGTGGTTGTAAAAGTAGGCTTTGTTGTCATTACTTGAAAGATTCAAGTATGAATTCACATTTCATTAGGGTCAGGTCTGGTGGATGTACTGCTTATACTTCTGTGGTTAATATCAACCCTCAAGACCCTATTTATCAATGGAATTATGGTATTGAATTGCAATGGTTGCCTCCTAATCCTAACTGTGTTTTGGAGAACAACCCATAA